The Sesamum indicum cultivar Zhongzhi No. 13 linkage group LG6, S_indicum_v1.0, whole genome shotgun sequence genomic interval ATGGAAAAGATGATGCAGGATAGGTCAAGTAATAAACAATAACTGTTTTTGCATTCACTTCCTTTAAAGTGATTCAGATGCCTCAGCGTAGATCTGCTgtatattattcttatttttcacatgCCTTTGAACTGCATGCATCGATAGGAAGCTGAAGAAAGAATGACTTTATAAGCCTGGATAACACCTTTTCTCTGCAATACATTGATCACCCTCCTTCCCATCCACCAACCTCAAAACTATCCCTTTGCTTTCCTCTTTATCCTCAAACTAAATGTATAACAAAATGCATTCATATGCAGAAGGCATTTTACAACATTTTCAGAACACTTAATCAAGATTTCCTCCCAATTGGAGAAGGTTTAAACTTTAAAGTGCTTGTACACTGTAATCGGCCACTAGAACACTACAGTGCAACAGATATACCTGCAAGCCTCTTGACTCTAGGTTTAGCCAAGATTATATTAAGTGGAGGCCCCgatcttttgtctttttactCTTAGAAAATCTTTATTCCCATCAAACCCAATATTATATCTCAATGGACTCGATCTGCTCATGGAACAACTTTTAGATCTCCTTTTCTAACTTCAAACTTGTCACTGAGTTCATATTTTTAGCTTCAGCTTCAATTTTCGTACATAACATGTTGGAACTTAATAACTACATCAATTCTGTAGAAACAGCACCAAGGTAATAATCTCCCATCACGGGCACACTCTATTAAACAATACTTCAACTTCATATTTCTAGTCCTAACATAAAGTCTTCCTCCTTCACTCAAGGCAAAAAATCTTCAAAAAAAGAATGACGTGAAAATTCAGAGAGGGGGGAAAAGCAACCTTGACTCTGGAAAGAACAAGCATGGCATGTGTTTCTTGCCAGTCAGAAAGATCCTTCCGCACATTCCCAGAATTTCTACCATCACAACTACTTCCCTCTGCATCTGTAAAACCATCAAATCCAACCATTACCACACACGAAAACACGCACACGCATATCATATAGTAGAAAAAACTGGAGACATGAGTAAGCACCAGGAAGAGAGAAGTTCCTGAAGGTTTCGAGAGAGAAGGATTTGATAAATTCTATCAATTGCTCAGTGATTCCATagaatttctcttcttcttcttgtaatTTGTTACTGGAACCCCTCGTGTGGATGTTGGCGGTGGAGGAGGAATCGGCGGTGGTGGAAGAGGAGCGCAACGAGGACTTTCTCAGCTTGGAAACACCTCGCCGGAACCATGAATATGCATCCCAGGGGACATGGGCCTACATTTCGGCCCACTACCGAATATCTGGCCcacttatttatttgatgGTTCGACccaattgaaaattaaaccttattatttttcttgagaaGTGAGGAAAAACATAGtgactataaataattatttgaaataaattggacATGTATCTtgtttcagaatttttttttaaaaaaaaggattatATCTGCATTTAGATCAACGGACttgtttcaaaaaaattaaaaagattttgatttatatacatttggatcaacaaatttagatttaaaattttcaaatatataataaaaaatttatcaaacatatttagataaatttaaattacttggaattctaaaatttaaatcatttcctcaaatgtaaataattcCATCCAAGAGAATTCTAACTCTTGTtggttttttaaattagatttcaCACTCTAAATCGCGTTATACAATCtatttcattcaatatatacatgCCATTTTTGTATACAATGTCAAATGATGTATACggatttgcaataaaaaatctaatctGGTTGTCCATTTTTAGCTTTTCTCTTCCAGCTctccattatatatatggatgtattatatataaagataagCAGACTGTTGCTTAGCTAACATGCTTGAGCTACTTTTATATTACAACCATTTACAGCCGAAAAGGCTTTCAAAAAACTGCAGTCCGTAGCCTTAAAGACAGAATTTGACTCCTATTTCACAAGGTATAAGCGAGGATAGCAGGGAGATATTACAAAGTAGTATCTGCTTTTAGTTGGCACTCAGCCGAGCAGAACTTCGAGTCACCCTCTTCCGGTCGGGCAAAGTAGCAGAAGTTAGAGCAGAACCTGATCCTACAACTTCAGCATTAGCTTCTTCATAGGATTTACGTTTCCGTTTCATGGAAGACTCAGGAGGCTGTGGGTCTTGAGATGTGATATTTGAATCATCGTCTTCTGCAGATTCTGCTTTGACCGTTGAGCCATGCCATTGTGTACCACAACCTGGACAAACTCGTCCGATCTGCAAATCATTTATTACTCTGTATATTAATTCACACCATCAAGCACAAACAGAGAAGACCAAATCGCAGTTAACAGAAGTTGTACCCTTTGTTGagagaatttctttttcagacaGTATGCATGAAGACGAACATTACAAGCTTCGTTTTGGCAAATCTGAGCCTGCTCGCAATATACAGAACAGATAACATCAGTTTCCGAGGCAGCTAGGCGTCACTATTTCTCATtaccaataaaataaacaaaccaTGATTACATGATAAAGACATACAATTTAGGggataatattaacaaaatatttggaGTTGGGATGTAATACATCATTTGGCAATGTGGGATTTCGTTAGTGCTGATTAATCAGCACTAGAAGATTTTTAAAGTAGAACATAGACAAGGAGAAAACAGAATGCTAAGATAATTAGCTAACCTTCCCCTAAGAATTAACCAACTACAGACATAATCTCTTAATGCgggaaaattgaatttcttataTCCTACTAGTTATATGCCAATTCCAGAGTACACCATTGAAGCTGTTTATTCACAAATCCAAAAACTGAGTACTGATGATTTCTTACAGATGTACAAATTCAAGAACAAAAGTAGATGCCCCAATAGGCTgtacatatttcttttattcgCATGCAAAGCTTTGTATTATGCAGCATGGATTACTACCCAATAGAATTGTAGGACACATGAAATTTAGAAcgcatttcaacaaaatacacGGACCTTTAGTGCAGCCTCATTGCATACTTCACATGCAGGAACCTCGTTAGCACGGAACCAACTTCGGAGATCTAGAAAGGATCTTACTCCAATACCAATTTTTCCATCTCGCATTGTACAAAGCCACTGGTCCTTGACCAATTGTTCAAgagttttttccttttgagaCATGGAAAAACTCTTAAATGCAGCAGGGACCTGGGTTGCACCTCCCTGTGACTGTGAATCAGACGCCACATAGACCTgcaattttgtaaaaagttGCCAACAAATGGTACTGGTGTAAGAACTAATTAAGaggcaaaaaataaatgtcataATATTGTTCATGGCACAGGACAAACTTCCGATACATGGAGTTCCATATTGAACTTAAGGAAAGCCAACCAAATAAGTAGGTAATTTAGTCTGGCATACACAGCTAAGTTTATCAAATATCATTATTTGTGAAGTCAAAAGGTTACCCTTAAACACACTTCTTTCCTGCATCATAAATGTGTATGTAAAAGAAGTGACTTCTAATGCAACTCTTTGATAGCATTCACCATCTAGAGTCCAATTAGAAAacatttttcattgaaaatgaaCATTGCCCCATCTGAGGAATCATCACACTGGGAGTTTAGACTAACTCTCCAGATTACTCAGCAACCACCCTTCACAAagaattttcaatatatatgcaGCAAATTCTGATTCTCCAATTCTCCTATTCTCCTCTATGAACCAAATAAGGGCGTGTGCGGACATGAAACAACTGATCAAATTGGCATGCAGCCTAGATCAAACAGTATCATCTTGGCAATAAATAAGATATGGCAGGGTGAGTAGCCCAAAAAAAGCTCAGAAAGAATAGAATTAACAACATCATAATATGTTTAACGAACAAGGGCAAGTACAATAATGCAAATTAAAGGAACTAAATTCGTACAATTACTTCCCATAGAAAATGTTTTAGAAGCACAGTGCTTCAACAATATGATATCCTGAGCTATTCGCTCTTAGCCTCCTATTGACAAGAACCAAAAAGTTTATGATTTGGAAACAGTTTAGTCAATAGAACCAAATTCTTGGAGCATGGATTCAATTGGTCAAGAGGACCTTGCTTCTTGAGATACAAAGTTATATTTACAACAATATCTGGTTgcagaaaaatacaaatacctGTGGTTCCAGTCGTATGTTTAGTGCATCAGTACTAGAAATACAGCCTCCAGCTTCCTCATCTTGTATAATAGCTTCAAtctaattatcaaaagaatattaaaaaagaaactcaaGAAGAAACACAATCAGCATAATCCTAATAAACAATGTCAGAAACTAAGagtgatttatttaaatagtttgaatAAAACCATCAAACTAATGTAAAAAGGGAAGCAAAGAGCAAGAGGAAAGAAGCTCACAATGCCCTTGTAGAAAGCAATTTGAGGAACTGTGTATTTTGTTCCAAGCTTGGCCTGGTCGTCTGAAACATTGTTGACAACACCATAATACACATTGCCATTGTACTGGTTCCGGCAGGCTCGCAGCTCAAATTGAACGTAACTTAATTCTGCATTTATCTTGCGGAGATATTCATTCAACAACTGCTGCTGGGAACCTGCAAAATAACACATAATATGAATTCATGGCACCATTTAATAGATTATCCTATTTTGGTAATGACAGCTTTACAAGGAATGAATCCCCGCCAAGTCCATACAACTGCAACCTGCTTCAAGATCTCTTAAAAAAGGGATATATTTAGTTACCGACATTTTAAAGGGTAAAACATTTCCAAATCCAAATGTGAAAGTGTTGGCCATAAAGAACTCTTTGGACACTAGAAAATCTGGATAAGACCTCCCAAAAAGCGAACTACATTAGCCATTTGAACATGGTACCATATTGCAATGCTGCTATTCTTCAACAAAACTTTTAGCAGCTCCATCCTAGAAGTCCCACAGATGGCAAATGGggcaaaatttaataacttccACTATCAACTAAACAAAAACTAAAGGCatcgaaaaaaaaactaatttctcAAACCCTCCATACTggatgggaaaaaaaaaacggtACAAACTCCGCCAACATAAGCTCTTCAAATACTTTGCGCTTCAACAGTTATACCTTCCCCGACAATACCAAAAAAgggttgaaaataaaaagataaaaatgaaaaaaaatatatacacctGAAGCTTTCCCGGTAAGTTGTGAGAAGATGGAGCGGAAATCGTCTTCCTTAAGTGGACCCCTCGACAGCAGCGACTGAATTAGGGCGTGGTGCCGCCAACTAAGCGGCGGCATTTTCTCAACTCCTTTTTCCGGCGAGAAAACCCGAAGAGAACGATTGGCAAACAGCTAGCACCAGATTGATTGAGGAAGGAGAAAGGGAAGCGCAAAATTGGGACTTCAATTGGCGGGAAAGATTTTAGGGTTGATAATATGGGGACCACGGGTCAAAATAACTGCGCGTGTAATAAACAACTTGGCACCAGAGATCTGGGCTTGACGTATTTCTCTCGGCCCAAAAAACGTAATATAAGCTCAGTCCCTCATGAATGAATAACCCACTTTAACATTTTTCTCATTAGCtttgtttgtcttttttattggttcaaaaaatttataaaaagaataattatatttacacctcaTAATATGGGCTATTTAACAaactatttttgtttgtttacgtaattataaaattatccctaacaatcaaaaaatatgaataatttgtataataatattaatatttttctgaattgtatgtataatttttcaaaagtatgattgatttatgtaaataatattaatatttttttatgaatatatgtataattttcaaaatataagaataatttgtgtaaataaacaatatatcaTGAGGTGTAGAATCAagtgaaaaaataacaaatatgtataaatcaCATCATATCACATTATAAGTCTCAATGTGTCATCGGTGGCGTCATCTAATGTTTTCACATTCGATTCATGTAAGAATATTCTGGCTCGTGAGATAACATGAAAACGGAGAACCTCTAATCCTGCGACGACATTCCAGCTGCAACGCTGATAATGAGATTGCAACCCCTAAAAGTTTAAATAGAACTTTTGTAATGCATCTAATCGCATGAATATGAACTCAACTTCGAATATGAAGAATATGTAATTTCATAATTCCTGAAAATGAGTTGCAATTATGAAAGCACACTACAAATATTGTCCAATATTACAATGTATTTTGGTTATGGAATTTGTACTAGACAATACAGTTTCTCTCAAGCTAATGTTACACTTGCAGCTGCGATTACAATTACAGTTCAgcgaaaaaaacaaaggaaatgcAGAAGCCATTATTCATCAAAAAGTACAACATAcataaaaaacaaaggaaatgcAGAAGCCATTATTCATCAAAAAGTACAACATACATATAGAATCAACTTACGATCATAAAGTACAAAAAGATGCATATAGAATCAACTTATGGTCCAAAATATGCATCTTGTAAGAGGCAGCAGCATGTGGCACAACAAGAAGCCTGGCTGGTCCCCAACTGTATATATCTCGAATCTAACACCACTTCCTTCAACATTTATTCTACATCTTATTGCAGCTTACACCTACAGAAATCAAACATGCATACACATGGCATAAGGCCTTCATTATCATCATGCACTACATTCATATTGTCCAGAATTTCTCCAAAACCTTTTCAGGGTGGGGCCAAGGCGCAACAGTAAAGAGGCTATTGCCGAAACGTGGACTGTCAAGATTGTTTATGTATTTTCCATGGAAATATTCTATTCAGGGTTCCTcgtctcttttttctttttttcaggGAAGAGGGGGGAGATGACAAGAAGATATTGGAACATCAACTTGGAAGAGATGCTGGAGGCAGGAGTTCATTTTGGTCATGGTACTAGGAAATGGAATCCTAAAATGGCACCTTATATCTCAGCAAAGCGTAAAGGTTTCATATACAAATCTTTTCATTCTCATATcaatcattacatttttttatatttacatgcatataaaattttcagtcattgattttataaactaataaatatattttcttcataatGCTTTGATGTGACATCACtaacaattttaaatcaataaaaaatataacacacATTTCCCactaaaaactgaaaattgaaaatgaaaagtgaaaacacaaccaaacctTCTGACGCGTATTGCACCGACTGGACTACTGTAACTTGGTGCagcaagaaacaaaatatagcTGCTAGATCGAGTGTAGAAGTGTAATTCAAGGCATGGCACATACCAGTAGTGAAATAGGGAGGTTAAAGAGTTTCCATGAAAGAAcacaacatattaaagttcATCGTCACTTTGTTCAAGAGGACATATTAATTTGCACTACATTTACGCCTTTAGAGCAAGGATCACACCTTTTCAGGAGCAAAGCAATTTAAAACTTGTGTAACAAGCAGGACATGATTATGATTTGATATATATGATCCGACTTGAGGGGAGTGTTGGAAGAAATTCTAGGTTTTGTGtatcttttcttatttattaggATTGATATCTTTGGTCGGTAGGTTATTGATTCATAATTATCGACAAACTTCCATCTCCATATATTCAGATTATATTCTTCCATAATATACACACAACTTTGCTCTGCCTTCAACATGCCCATTGCGCCGCTTCCCACATTCCTACTCATGTCTAAACGTTTTTTTCACTTCAAATGATAGCATTATGTACTTTATCTTTTGAcacttcattttcattttaaattccCATCCTTTTCCTCAGCAGAATCCAAGTAAAACCAGATAAGCAAGCATCAGACTTACCTGACAATCACACTTAGCAATTACAAAATTCCCATTCTTCTTTTGCCAAGTCCAGGAACTCTGAGTAACCGTCTTCGAACATGATCTGTAGTTGGAAAAAGAAGACTTAGAAATAAAGAGCTAGTCTTAAGTTGGAAACAATGTATCACAAAAGTGCCTTGATGCCTCACCAAATGTTTTCTCCTGGTATTATCAAACCGTCTTATAATACCAAAGGACCTGAGAAAGATGAAGTTTGCAGCACATTATTAAGCAAATAGAGAAAGGAAAGTGAAAGGCAAAGAGAGCTATAGAGCAAcaattgcaataatttttatattctacACAAAGCTACAAACCTAATTTGTCTGGTTCAAAATCAGGGCCATGAGCAACAAGCATAATGAGGACACTTCTTCCATGCATACAGGATAATTCTATATTCGAAGATAATAAACATGTTGGGTTTGGGACAAAgttgaagaaattatgttgtttttttattcttccaaGATGACATGCACAGAAACAGCATATAGACTAGCAACCACAGATTGTAAACCACTTCTAGAACTATAACCAATTACACCAATGTAAAAGCTTCCAGAATTGAACGACACAAATAAAAGATTCAATTAACTATCGTACATATCCCATATGATAAAACCAGTCATACCTTTTatcagaaaaatgaaaaattcttattactGAACCAATGCAATTTAGACGTCTCTTTTTTTGTTGAGAAGGATTGTGTCTTGGACCTCCTGAAAGAAATCAATCATGAGCAATAGTATAAACAATGCCCAACACAGACTAAGTCTGTTTGGGCCAGACAGAAAAAGAGTTGAGCCGTTGAGAAGCTGAAGCAGCTCACCTACACCAGGAACTCCATTCATACAGACcttcaaaaaatattgcagCAACTTAGTCCCCATTTGACAAAATACTCGGGAACAAATAGAAAACAACCCTTAAAAAAGGGAACAATATGTCATACTGATGAATGTTAAACTAACTTATAGAACAACTGCCTCATTGTTCACAGAGTTGGcataaaaagaagagaaaatgtaACAACTCTTGTGAGTGCCACCTCAAACAGATCATGACATTTTCCTTGCGAGATTTCGGAGTCATGACCGTGACTTTTACATCAACTCAACATTCAACAATAACTACAGAAGTTTTCCACCTCAACAGCCAATACTTGACCAATTCAAATCTATCATCCAATCATTACATGTCACTTAGAGCTCCAGCTCTGACCAGAAAATGAAACTAATGATGATAGTAGGAACAGTATTTCCTATTTCTATTAGATTCAAATGAGTGTGCTGCTCATCATAACTACCATGCCAAGAacttgacaaaaataaataaataaacatgatGAATATGCAAATGAAACTACTAAAAAACTTGCAGTTAAATCAGCAATGCACTTTCCTAAAACCATGCAATAGATCCactttatgtaaaaataagtaaagcTTACAGGTTTGTTCGATACAACTGCTTTCACTTCTGGAGAGTTTGCAGCCATTTGGCATGCTGCTATTCTCAATTCAGCATCTGAAAAGGGTACTTTTGGTTTATTGGGTTTAACTCCCAGCTTCTTCCGGCAGCCGGCAGCACCACAATAGCAATCTTGGTCTGCACCAAATTGCACAAACCTGCTAGACTTGTTAGACTGGAATTGGAATATAACTTCGTGCGATCAAACAActtattgatttaaataaattaagaattggGACAAACGCATACTGATAATCATAGGTCAGATGCTCGCCCTTCTTTATGTCACGGGTTGCAAATATGCCGATCCTTGTCTCACCATCAATCATCCTGAAATGGGGAGTTGCTGAGAAGTCAAACAAGCAAAGAAAAATTGCTTCACACTTAGGAAATAGGGATCAGCCTGACCATTTCTGCATCTCTGTATTGGGAGAACAACTATGATTTATGTATCTCGACTTGTTTCCCTTATAAGTGGCATCAATCACCATGTCTCTATTGATTTCACATAGGtagaagtttgtttccccGCTGTGTTTCATTTTCCAGAGTCTTTCTTCACATGTTTTATCATCAATAACTGAAAGAGAAAAGTAAGTTTCACATCAGCTTACTTGCTCCATGTTAGAAACATGCATAACTTACAATCTTTCTACCAAATGGTTTACCTTCTCCAACATATTCTATCACAAACTCTCCTTGATTGATGTCTTCTTCTGCAACAACGCCCATTCCACATTTCTCAGTCTGAAACAAGAACAGATCAAAACTGAAATGATGACTTGGTAGAGATAGATGACAACACCAGGATAAAATGCCACAAAAATCCCATGTTGTATTTGcatatgaaaaaatgaaattaaggCATGCAACTGAACCAAATTTTCCGAGATATCTGATTCCAAGAGTCAAAGTCAGGTAAGTGTATACAATCAACCTATGCTAAGAATCTGCACGGTGGCAACATGGAAATGGTAACATGAATGCCTGGTTTCTTAACATGGAAAAAGTAAGCTACATGGCCAGCAGATTAAATCAACCGTGCCAGCACCTAATAGGAGACCTGGCTCTTCATTGCAAGATGTATAATTACCCGAGAAAGCATATCTCAAAAATACTGGTAAGATATGAACCTAAAAGTGGCATTACTGAGCTAGCAAATAGATGCTGAGGAAGAAAATGTGAGATCGCTTATAGATCTCTTTGAAATGCAAAGTTAAGCAAGACATCATTTCCTAGAAAAGCCATGTTATGGgttaacaacaaaataaattgaaaatagtaataataatatatgccTATGCAATGGGAAATCAAAACTCAACCCAGTATCCAACAAGGCGAATGGAACTATCAGCTcagcatataaaaaagatcTGTAATCTAGTAAGAAATGTATTGATTAGTTCACAGGCTAGATAAAAAGAGTAATATAAAGGAGCTAAGGGTTCTCAAACCACAACATCTAGAAACTCTCAACTTCCAGCACAGGAAACAAGCCCCTAGAAGCAACAGTCAAGTCCGAAAAGGAACAAACAACCAAGCACTTATGGAACTGGGAACAAGCAAATAAAACTGGTCACCAAGAAAAGTTACTCCAAAAAGAATCAGGAATCACAAGAATGCATATTGAGCTTTGAGAGATGTTCAGAACATTATTGACTCAATCATTCACCTCACAAGTTCAGCAGCTATTTCGTAAGCAATAACAGTTTAGTAAAACAAAGCCATTGGACACAATAGAACATAGAACTAACAATGTACAAATATACAGAGTTCAATAAATGCTTCTTTACCATTTAGataatgaaagaaaagttttACCAGCACTgttttcatcttcttcataGGCCTTTGCTGAAATGGCTTATTCACACATGAGCTCCCACATTTACAGCCCGAAGAGCAGCTAGACATTAGCATACTGTAAAGGAAACACCGCTACCAATCAGAATAAGATACTTGTTCATCCAAGTCATGAACTCTACGACATCTCCggaaaagaacaagaataagATTCCCAAAATTAAGGAAGAAGTGGGGGTTCTGGGACTTGAAAATGCTAATCATGATATATCTCCTTGGAAAGTAAACATGCAGGATCGTTAGAGGACAGGATGGAAGtatcaaaatatacaaatccTCCTTGAATTTTAGGGTGTCTTGCAAAAAGCTCGACAAACCTCTCGGGAATAAAATCATGGATCTGCGTCTGCCCATGTGCAGAGGCATTTCAAACCTTTTCCAGGAGAGAAACcaaaattttctgtatttcCCCACAAATTAAAGTAGAAATGAATTAGTGGTAACAACAGCAGAACcgtgaagaagaagaattgaGTGGAGGATAGAGATTTTAAGATGATTTATCAAATCTGAGATCCATGAATTTATTAGCCACCAGGTTGTAAGATTCAACGAGAAGGTTCCTGGATGAAAGGTAATAGGAATGTATCTCATTTCAACACATCACATGACTGggaattatatatcaattaaagcACCAGAAGCCCATAATCCTAAATTAAATGAGAAACAgcaaaaattacatcaaaccaaAGTGAAAATTAGATTAACAACACAAAGTTGCAGACGGTGGAAGATGGACAAGAAGTATCAGAGTGGCAATATAGGTACCAGCCAACAACGGGTAGAGAAAAACCCTCTCCAGAGAAGACCTCAACCTTTAAAAAACATGTGACTCTATTCCCTATTACTTCTTTATTCAATATAGTGAAAAACTTTAATGTTCACTAGTAATGTTTTATCGCAAGATGCAAGATAGCATTCAGTGTAGACCAATGTCaaccaagaaaagagaaaaaaacaagtaTTCAAAGTCTTAAGTTGCAAAAAGCCAATCCCACCACTCCTTACCTGCAGAGGCAATCTTTACCACAAACACCAGAAGATCCAGCTGATGAGCTGCATGAACAAAAAATGCCATCGTCCTCCAAACGCCTTTTCATCTTCTTAGTTAGATATACATCTTGGGGTTGttaagatttattaaaaaagaacacCCCAGCGGAAGAGGAGTTtatataaaaccaaacaaaacacaaaacttTTGATAAAGATTAGAAAATGGAATATGACAATTTTCTGAATGCTTGAAAATGATGACATGagaagtaaataaaataccaaGCATTGCTTTCATACAATAAGAAAAGTAAGAAACCAATTATTAAGGATACTGCGCCTGATGAAAGAGTAAGATGTAGGTTTCCATTTATTGAAAGATTCAGGAAGTTCAAAATCAACTGGACTTCCAATCTCCTTTACCAGTTTATTAAAAACTTGCCTTATCCCAATGCATTCAGCATTCTGGTCAAAAAAGGATAAAAGTCAAAATACGATTACAAGGAAAGATACACAGAGTCACAGTTATTCACAAACCGTACAAGTGCAAGAagtcataaaaatatgatacaGAATGCAAGATATAAACCTTCTTCACAGCAGGCATGGCCTTGGTTAAGGACTGCTTAGTAGCAAAAGACAAATATATCTGCATCAACATAGGAAGTAAATGGTGAAGGgaaaataaagggaaaaagagaaacaattcgctcttattacaaaaataatgatacAGTTTctaattttgcaaattgaattattttttgcatttctgGAAGTTGCATATCTCCTTGTAATTTTTGCACACACTCTTGTCAATCAATATTACTCATACATAAGCACCTAGATACTGCAGaacaataaaactaataaatggAATCTTCAAGAATAGAGATGGTAAGATTAAG includes:
- the LOC105165727 gene encoding histone-lysine N-methyltransferase ASHH3; translation: MPAVKKNAECIGIRQVFNKLVKEIGSPVDFELPESFNKWKPTSYSFIRRNVYLTKKMKRRLEDDGIFCSCSSSAGSSGVCGKDCLCSMLMSSCSSGCKCGSSCVNKPFQQRPMKKMKTVLTEKCGMGVVAEEDINQGEFVIEYVGEVIDDKTCEERLWKMKHSGETNFYLCEINRDMVIDATYKGNKSRYINHSCSPNTEMQKWMIDGETRIGIFATRDIKKGEHLTYDYQFVQFGADQDCYCGAAGCRKKLGVKPNKPKVPFSDAELRIAACQMAANSPEVKAVVSNKPVCMNGVPGVGGPRHNPSQQKKRRLNCIGSVIRIFHFSDKRSFGIIRRFDNTRRKHLIMFEDGYSEFLDLAKEEWEFCNC
- the LOC105165856 gene encoding uncharacterized protein LOC105165856, translated to MDNQIRFFIANPYTSFDIAHVPWDAYSWFRRGVSKLRKSSLRSSSTTADSSSTANIHTRGSSNKLQEEEEKFYGITEQLIEFIKSFSLETFRNFSLPDAEGSSCDGRNSGNVRKDLSDWQETHAMLVLSRVKELAQLRFQLCPRYLKERQFWRIYFSLVRSYVAEYELHAVRLAKLKEIRMGNETVSSGSAYEVEMSEAKFMRPAGSASTMEEN
- the LOC105165726 gene encoding non-structural maintenance of chromosomes element 1 homolog; translation: MPPLSWRHHALIQSLLSRGPLKEDDFRSIFSQLTGKASGSQQQLLNEYLRKINAELSYVQFELRACRNQYNGNVYYGVVNNVSDDQAKLGTKYTVPQIAFYKGIIEAIIQDEEAGGCISSTDALNIRLEPQVYVASDSQSQGGATQVPAAFKSFSMSQKEKTLEQLVKDQWLCTMRDGKIGIGVRSFLDLRSWFRANEVPACEVCNEAALKAQICQNEACNVRLHAYCLKKKFSQQRIGRVCPGCGTQWHGSTVKAESAEDDDSNITSQDPQPPESSMKRKRKSYEEANAEVVGSGSALTSATLPDRKRVTRSSARLSAN